A single window of Nicotiana sylvestris chromosome 3, ASM39365v2, whole genome shotgun sequence DNA harbors:
- the LOC104215875 gene encoding trans-resveratrol di-O-methyltransferase-like has product MALSNNIGDETREILAAQAHIANHVFNYLNSMSLKCAIQLEIPDIIHNHGKPMTLSNLVNALPINKAKGQDCIYRLMRILIHSGFFIQTKINETEEEEGYLLTPNSRLLLKNEPLSLVPFVLAQLDPILMDPFQSLSKWLQNDDSTPFATAHGKPLFEYAGEEPRLNYLFNEAMASDARLMISVVIKTGSGIFDGLKSLVDVGGGIGTVAKAISNAFPEVKCTVFDLPHVVEGLEGSKNLSYVGGDMFKSVPSADAILLKWILHDWSDEDCVKILKKCKEAIPSKENRGKVIIIDIVVDSQKGDNKSFETQLFSDILMMVHVSGKERNREEWAKLFCDAGFSDYKINPILGLRSVIEVYP; this is encoded by the exons ATGGCATTGTCTAATAATATTGGAGATGAAACTAGAGAAATCCTTGCTGCTCAGGCACACATAGCAAACCATGTATTCAATTACCTAAATTCCATGTCACTCAAATGTGCAATTCAGCTTGAAATTCCAGATATTATTCACAACCATGGCAAACCAATGACCCTTTCCAATTTAGTGAATGCCCTCCCAATTAACAAAGCCAAAGGTCAGGATTGTATTTACCGTCTCATGCGTATTCTAATCCATTCAGGTTTCTTTATCCAAACCAAAATTAATGAAACTGAAGAAGAAGAGGGTTATTTACTTACTCCAAATTCACGTCTTCTCCTTAAAAATGAGCCTTTGAGTTTAGTCCCATTTGTGTTAGCACAATTAGATCCAATTTTAATGGATCCATTTCAGAGTCTAAGCAAATGGTTACAAAATGATGACTCTACTCCATTTGCAACTGCTCATGGGAAACCATTGTTTGAATATGCAGGGGAAGAACCTAggcttaattatttatttaatgaaGCTATGGCTAGTGATGCCCGATTGATGATAAGTGTGGTGATTAAAACtggtagtggaatttttgatgGGTTGAAATCATTGGTAGATGTTGGAGGTGGCATTGGTACTGTGGCTAAAGCAATTTCTAATGCATTTCCTGAGGTGAAATGCACTGTTTTTGATTTGCCACATGTTGTTGAAGGCTTGGAAGGGAGCAAGAACTTGAGTTATGTGGGAGGAGACATGTTTAAATCCGTTCCTTCTGCAGATGCAATTTTATTGAAG TGGATATTACATGATTGGAGCGACGAAGACTGCGTTAAAATATTGAAGAAATGTAAAGAAGCAATTCCAAGTAAGGAGAATCGAGGAAAGGTGATCATCATTGACATTGTGGTTGATAGCCAAAAAGGAGATAACAAATCATTTGAAACTCAACTTTTCTCAGATATTCTTATGATGGTTCATGTTTCTGGGAAAGAAAGGaatcgagaagaatgggcaaaaCTCTTTTGTGATGCTGGTTTTAGTGACTACAAGATTAATCCTATACTGGGATTAAGGTCTGTTATTGAGGTTTATCCTTAA